The DNA region GATAGCGGCGGGACTGACGACGACGATGTCGACGACGACGACGACGCCCCCGACATCATTGTCTCCTCGCACGAGATCGTCACGACGGAGGAGCAATACCGAAAATCCGCGGCCGTACTGGCGGAGTTGAAGAACGTCGGTGCCTCCCCGTCGGGCGGCATTCGCGTGACCGCCCGCTTCTTCGACGACGAGGAGAATCCGCTCGACGTCGCCACCGAGTACCTCATCGGCCTCAATCCCGACGAGACGTGGAAGGCGTACATTCCGTACTACGACGACGGGTCGCACGTGGACTCACACGAACTCGAAGCGGCGTTCCAGGTCGAACCGCTCCCGCGCGTCCCGGATGGAATCGAGATACTGGAGAGCAGCCTCGACGCCGACGACGAGGAAGCGGAACTCAACGGGAGGGTGCGAAACGTCGGCGAGGAGCCGTTCGACTATCTCAAGGCCGAAGCGAAGTTCTACGCCGACGAGACGACGGTGCTCACCTCCAACTACGCGAGCACGAGCAACCTCGACGCGGAGTCCTCGTGGCCCTTCACCGTCACGTACCTCCCGTACGACGAAGAGTGGGCCAGCCCCATCACCGACTACGAGTTGCACGTCGTCGACAGCCCCTACTAATCGACCGAGGCCGTCGCACTTTTAGACGCGCCTCGCGCATGAGGCGGTATGGAGAAGACGTTCGCGGAACGCGTGTCGGAGGTACTCGACGTCGACACCGACGAGTTCCGTGCGCAGGCCGCGGCCGACGGCGAAGTCGTCAAAGAGGAGTTGGCGGCCGGGACGTTCGACAACCACCAGTCCATCGTCGGCTTCGAATACGAGTTCTACGCCGTCGCCGACGGTCGATGGGCGGAGTCGACCGACGACGTGAACGCCCTGATGCGCGTCCCGCGGCGATTGCTCGAACTGATGGGCTTCGAGAAGGAACTCGGCTTGCACAACGCCGAGATGTCGACGAGTCCCCAACCGCTCGGGCCGTACGGTATCCGCGCACAGGAGTCGGAGGTGCAGGCGCGACTCGCGGCGGCGCTCGACTGTACCGCCGCCGAGGGGATGCGCCTCGTCAGCGACGCGATGTGGACGATACCGCCCACCGGCGAGACGGCCCGAAGCTACCTCGCCGACAGCGTCGTCGACGACGACGTCCGCATCGCCACGAACATGAGCGACTCGCCTCGGTATCACGCGATGGCGAACACGGAGGAGTCCGCCGACTTCTTCGCCGTCGACGCGCCGAACGTCGACCTTCGCGCCGACACCGCGATGCCCGAGAGCCTCATCACCTCCATCCAACCGCACTACCAGGTCGCCCACGCCGACGACCTCCCCGTCTACCACAACTACGCGCTCCGCGTCGCCGGACCGCTTCTGGCGCTGGGCGTCAACTCGCCCTTTTTCCCGCCGGACCTCTACGAGGAGGGCGTCGACGCCGAGACGATTCTCGCCGACGCGTGGGACGAACACCGCATCGCCGTCTTCGAGTCCGTGCTGAACGACGACGGCGACGACAAGGTAGCGTTCCCCGAGGACCTCGACTCGGTCGAGGAGGCCGTCGACAGAGTCGTCGTCGACTCGACGCTCGTGCCGATGCCCGTCGAACCGGGTGGGCGATTCGACGACGCGTTCGCGACGCTGCGGACGAAACACGGCACCTACTGGCGCTGGGTTCGCCCGGTGTTCGACGGCCCGACGCGGTCGGCGGCGAACGCCCGCATCGAGTTCCGTCCGATTCCCGCCCAGCCCACAGTAAGAGATTCCATCGCCTTCCAGGCCGCCTTCGCTGGCCTGATGGAGGCGCTCCCGCGCCGGGAACACCCCGTCATCTCGCTCGACTGGGAGCTGGCGCGCGAGAACTTCACCGCGGCGACCCGGATGGGCCTCGACAGCGGACAGCGCTGGATTACGAACGACGGTCAGGAGACGACGAACCCCATCGAACTGTACGATGACTTGCTGGCGCACGCCCGCCACGGCCTCGAAGTCTCGGGCTTCTCGGAGACGGAGGCCGAGCGCTACATCGTGCCGCTTCGCTGGCGCGTCGACGCGATGGAGACGCCCGCGACGTGGAAGCGCCGCGAGGTCAGAAAGCGACTCGACGACGGCGCGTCGCTGGCGGAGGCGATCACGGGGATGCAGCGGGCGTACATCGAGGCACAGGAAGAGACGCTGCTGGAGGGAACGTTCGCCGACTGGGCGTAGAGCACCCCGAACCGAGCGGAACCGTGATTATCGGTCGACCCAACTGCGTGGTATGGTCGACATCGGAGACGAAGCCCCTGATTTCACCGTACCGAAAGCCGGCGGTGAGACGTACAACGATTTCGAGGAGTTCACGTTCTCCGACGCCGTCGCGGACGGACCGACCGTTCTCCGCGTTCTACCCGGCGGCGTTCACGAGTGGCTGTACCGAGGAGATGTGCGCTTTCCGGGACTCGATGGGACTGTTCGACGACCTCGACGCGCAGGTGTACGGCGTCAGCGTCGACCTCCCGTTCTCGCAGAACATCTGGATACAGCAGGAAGAACTGAACTTCCCGATGCTGTCGGACTGGCGTCACGCCGTCATCCGCGCCTACGACGTGGTACTCGACGACATGTACGGGATGATAGAGGCGGCCCAGCGCAGCGTGTTCGTCGTCGACACCGACGGCGTCGTGACGTACAGGTGGGTTCGTGACGGCGAGAACCCCGACTTCGACGAACTCGTCGCGGAGACGGGGAAGGCGGTCGAAAACGCTGCGTCGAACGAGTAACGTCCCGACGCTTACAGCAGCGCGTCGATGTCCTTGTGACGCTCGATGTCGACGCCCTCCTCGGTGACGACGGCGATGTTGATACCGTTGCCGGAGGCGAGGTCGCGTTCGACGGCGCTCTTGATGGCCCGCGTCGCGACGTTCTTCGCGTCGTCGAGCGAGAGGCTGTCGTCGTACTCCTGTTCGAGCACACCGAGGGCGTACTGCGAACCGGAACCGCTGACGGTGTACTCCTCTTCGGTGGTGCCGCCCGCGGGGTCGATGCTGTAGATGTGCGACCCGTCGGAGTCGACGCCGCCGAGGATGGGGCTGACGATGATGAAACCGCCAGAGCGCAGGAAGTTGCCGACGAGCGTCGACAGCGCGGTCATGCTCATCTCCTCGCCGCGGCGGGCCTCGTAGAGGCGCGTCTCCGCGCGCAGCGAGCGGATGAGCGACTGCGCGGCCGAGACGGACCCGGCGATGGTGAGCGCGCCCGTCGGGTGGATCTCCTCGACCTTCTGGACGTCCTTGCTCGCCACCATGTAGCCGGCGCTGGCGCGCATGTCGGTCGCGAGAACGACGCCCTCGTCGGTCTTGATGCCGACGGTCGTCGTTCCGGTTTTCATCTCTCCCTCTCGCGGTTCCGACGACTGCCCGGCGTTGGGAAACTCGCCGAGTTCCGGCCCGAACACGTTCGAACGGTCACCGTCGAGGGGACTGTCGCTCCCGGAGAAATCCGATGTCGGTGGTCGCATTACCTCCACTTGCGCGGCCGCGCAGATAAATGCACCTCTTCACTCGCTCGTTGCCGCCGTCGCGGCGGTCGATTTTCGCCCCCGAGAGAGTGCCGCCGCTGGGCGTGTGAGCGCGGAGAAACGGCGGCGTTCTCGGGGGATGGACTCGGGGATTACTCCGTCGCGGCGGCGTTCTCGTAGGCGGTGCCGACGGTTTCGACGAGGCGGCCGACCGGGAGACGGACGCCGAACTGCCGAACCACGAGCGTGAGTGGCAAGAGCGCGATGCCTAGCGCGAGCGTCAAGTGGTACAGGGCGAACAGGCTGATGCGGGACAGCGATTCGAACATTGCCTACTCCGGGCTCCACCATGGCCGTATATAAACTTTCTCGGTTCTCTCAGCCGCTGAAGTCGACGCCCGCTTGCGATTAATCTGTAGTTGTGTTCTCTGCAACCTCGGTGGATTAATTGGCAACCACGACTGAATCTGTGGGTGAGCAATTGCTGTCCCACACGTAACTTATGGAGATAATCCGCCGAGATGTTTCCCCCGATTTCGACCGCTCTCCTCGCCGAACGTTCGGTCACGAACGAATCACAAGACACGAATCCCCCTACCCCTACCTACGGGTATGAGCAACTACCTCGTAGCGATGGAGGCGGCCTGGCTCGTACGTGACGTGAAAGATATCGACGACGCCATCGGCGTCGCCGTCAGCGAAGCGGGCAAGCGCCTCAACCAGCAGAACAAGGAGTACGTCGAAGTCGAAGTCGGTGCGACGCCGTGTCCGGCTTGCGGCGAGCCGTTCGACTCCGCGTTCATCGCGGCCAACACGGCGCTCGTCGGACTCCTCCTCGAAATCGACGTGTTCAACGCCGACGGCGAGAAGCACGCCGCCCGCATCGCCAAGAGCGAGGTCGGCGGCGCACTCCGCGACGTGCCGCTGTCGGTCATCGAGATCGTCGAAACCGAAGAAGAAGACGAGTAACACGGCGACAGATCCGACTTTTCGCTCGTTCGACGCACCGTGCGCCGCAGCGCGGATAGCCGAAACCTTTTCAATAACCGCTGGTTATCGGCGGATATGGAACTTCCGACGCCGCAGGACCTGCGCGAACGCAGGAACACGCTCGGGTTGACCCAGAGCGCGCTGGCGGACGCCGCCGGCGTCTCGCAGCCGCTCATCGCTCGTATCGAGGGCGGCGACGTCGACCCGCGTCTGTCGACGCTCCGCCGCATCGTCGAGGCGCTCGACGAGGCCGAAGGCGACGTGCTCCGTGCCGGCGACATCATGAACGAGACGGTCATCCACGTCGAACCGGACTCCTCGGTCCGGGAGGCCGTCGACGCGATGGAAGAGGAGGCCTACTCACAACTTCCCGTCCTCCAGTCGGGGATTCCGGTCGGCTCTATCAGCCAGTCGGACGTCATCCACGGCGGCGACAACGTCGGCGACAAACCGGTGAGCGAACTGATGAGCGAGTCGTTCCCGACGGTCGCCCGCGACGCCACCGTCGACGAAGTTCGAAACCTCCTGGATCACTACAAGGCCGTGATGGTGACCGAGGGCGGCGAGACGGTCGGTATCATCACCGAAGCCGACGTGGCCGCACAGCTCTCGTAGTCGCTTCTCTCACCTTCTCTTCCTGTTCGCCGTTCCGGACGTTTTTGTACGAAGACGGGACCACCTCGCCGCGTGATCTGACGAGTCGGCGCAGCGTGGCCGAGGCGGGAGCACGGTGAACCCGCTGCGCTTTCGAAACCTTCCATCGCCGTCTGTCCGCCATTCGCACTCGCCTTCGAGCGTCGGCTCTACGACCGAGCGTCTACAGCTCCAACCCGCGAATCGAGACGCCCTCACCGTCCTCGACGCGGCCGATTACGTGCCCGTCCGCCGCGTCAGCCAACGCTTCAGCATCCTCGGGTTCGAGCGCCGCGACGAAGCCGGTTCCCATGTTGAACGTCCGGTGCATCTCCTCGTCGGAGACGTTGCCCGCCGACTGCACGAACTCGAACACCGGCTGGGGGTCGAACGCGTCGTCGACGACGTACCGGTTGTCGCCGAGGCGGTCGAGGTTCGTCCACCCGCCGCCGGTGACGTGTGCCGCGCCGCGGACGCCGTGGTCGCGCATCGGGTCGAGCAGGTCGGTGTACAGTTGCGTCGGCTCCAGCAGCGCCTCGCCGACCGTCTCGTAGCCGTCGCCGGGGAACGGGTCGTCGTAGCCGTGATCTCTCGTTGCCGCCTTCCGCGCGAGCGTCAGGCCGTTCGAGTGGATGCCGGAGGATCGAAAGCCGACGAGCGCGTCGCCCGGTTCGGCGCGTCCGTCGAAGATGTCGTCTTTCGCCGCGAGCCCAGCGCACGTGCCCGCGAGGTCGAGTCCGTTGATGACCTCGGGCATCACCGCCGTCTCGCCGCCGACGAGTTCGATTTCCGCTTCGTCGGCACCCGCGGCGAGCCCCTCGCCCACCTGTTCGGCGAACGTCTCGTCGGGTTCGTCGACGGCGAGGTAGTCGACGAACGCGACCGGTCGAACGCCGGCGGCGACGAGGTCGTTCGCGTTCATCGCGATGCAGTCGATACCGACCGTCGAGTAGTCCGACAGCGCCTCGGCGACGAGCAGTTTCGTCCCGACGCCGTCGGTCGCCAGCGCGAGGTAGCGGTCGCCAATGTCCAGTAGCCCGGCGTAATCGCCCTCGCTGTCGCCGACGGCCGACACCAGCGCGGCCGTCGCCGCTTCGCTCGCCCCGATGTCGACGCCCGCCTCCGAGTACGTGAGTTCCTCGTCGTCTCCCATGGGCGAACCCGCGGGGTGACCGTCTAAAAGCCCACCGCTCGCGGGTCGTCGTCCGCCGGCGACCGGTAACTCGTGCGTAACGGAGCCACACCCTATCACGATTTCTGATAAGACAGCCCGCTCGGACGGTTGTCGAGGCCTACTGCCGACCGCAGCGGGGTTGGCACCGCCTAAACACCGATTCGGGCCGTGAACCGCCGAATCCGGCCCAGTACGGGGAGAGACGCCCGAATTCGAGCGTGACAATAAGTATCATGATCCGGTAGGGACGGACAACTTTCGAGAACGATTCAGAACTAACTGTCTCTTATATACGTATCGATGTGGTCGAATAGAACGCAGTCCATGGCAAGTGCGCCTTCAACTGCCGACCACCGTATCACTCGCCCCGCAGACGTTCCGCTCGGCCCCACGGTTCGCACCGTCGTCGCTTCGGCGACACGTCTCGTCGCTTCGACGATACGTTTCGTCGCCTTCTGGCTGGCGGTCGCACTACCGTTCTGTCAGTTCGCGCTCGTCGTCGATGGACTCGCCGGCGACCGCTCGCTGGTGCTCGTCGCCCTCCTCGGTGTGAACGTGCTCGCGCTCGTCGTCGGGCACGACTACAGACGGTGACGCACCGACTGCGTCACCCTCCTAACGGAACCTCGACGAGAGCCATCTCGTCGCTGTCGACCACCGAGTCGAGCACGTTCTCCAGCTCCGCCCACGAGTCGGGTCGGTACCCGTCGACGCCGAAACTCTCGGCGAACGCGACGAAGTCGGGGTTCGTGAGGCCGGTCCCGAACGCCTCGCCGGTGTGTTCGCGCTGCTTCTCCGAGATGAGTCCGTAGTCGTTGTCGTTGAACACCAGCACGGTGAAGCCGAGTCCCAGACGCGTCGCCGTCTCCAGTTCCGCGGCGTTCATCAGAAAGCCCCCGTCGCCGGTGCCGACGACGACGTTCGATTCGAGCGTCAGGTCGGCGGCGACGCCGCCGGGGACCCCGATACCCATGCTCGCGAGGCCGTTCGAGATGAGACAGGTGTTCGGTTCGAACGTGGGAAACTCCGTCGCGATGGCCATCTTGTGGCTCCCGACGTCGGAGATGAGTACGTCCTCGTCGGCCATCGCGTCCCGCAGGTACGGAAGCACGCCCGCGACGGAGAACGAGTCGGAGTCTGCGGGCGTCTCCAGCGCGTGCGTGAGTACGTCCTCGTGCACGTCGGCGCACCACGTTCCCCACGTCTCCTCTATCGTCTCTTCGAGTCGCTTCAGCGCCATCGAGATGTCGGCGACGATCTCCACGTCCGGATTGTAGTGC from Haloprofundus halobius includes:
- a CDS encoding FxLYD domain-containing protein; this translates as MHRRRFLALSSGALVGICGCATQDTRPVDTTSDEPTETEEGVIDVLSGNDSGGTDDDDVDDDDDAPDIIVSSHEIVTTEEQYRKSAAVLAELKNVGASPSGGIRVTARFFDDEENPLDVATEYLIGLNPDETWKAYIPYYDDGSHVDSHELEAAFQVEPLPRVPDGIEILESSLDADDEEAELNGRVRNVGEEPFDYLKAEAKFYADETTVLTSNYASTSNLDAESSWPFTVTYLPYDEEWASPITDYELHVVDSPY
- a CDS encoding redoxin domain-containing protein, which translates into the protein MGLFDDLDAQVYGVSVDLPFSQNIWIQQEELNFPMLSDWRHAVIRAYDVVLDDMYGMIEAAQRSVFVVDTDGVVTYRWVRDGENPDFDELVAETGKAVENAASNE
- the psmB gene encoding archaeal proteasome endopeptidase complex subunit beta, with amino-acid sequence MRPPTSDFSGSDSPLDGDRSNVFGPELGEFPNAGQSSEPREGEMKTGTTTVGIKTDEGVVLATDMRASAGYMVASKDVQKVEEIHPTGALTIAGSVSAAQSLIRSLRAETRLYEARRGEEMSMTALSTLVGNFLRSGGFIIVSPILGGVDSDGSHIYSIDPAGGTTEEEYTVSGSGSQYALGVLEQEYDDSLSLDDAKNVATRAIKSAVERDLASGNGINIAVVTEEGVDIERHKDIDALL
- a CDS encoding DUF555 domain-containing protein encodes the protein MSNYLVAMEAAWLVRDVKDIDDAIGVAVSEAGKRLNQQNKEYVEVEVGATPCPACGEPFDSAFIAANTALVGLLLEIDVFNADGEKHAARIAKSEVGGALRDVPLSVIEIVETEEEDE
- a CDS encoding CBS domain-containing protein: MELPTPQDLRERRNTLGLTQSALADAAGVSQPLIARIEGGDVDPRLSTLRRIVEALDEAEGDVLRAGDIMNETVIHVEPDSSVREAVDAMEEEAYSQLPVLQSGIPVGSISQSDVIHGGDNVGDKPVSELMSESFPTVARDATVDEVRNLLDHYKAVMVTEGGETVGIITEADVAAQLS
- the purM gene encoding phosphoribosylformylglycinamidine cyclo-ligase, encoding MGDDEELTYSEAGVDIGASEAATAALVSAVGDSEGDYAGLLDIGDRYLALATDGVGTKLLVAEALSDYSTVGIDCIAMNANDLVAAGVRPVAFVDYLAVDEPDETFAEQVGEGLAAGADEAEIELVGGETAVMPEVINGLDLAGTCAGLAAKDDIFDGRAEPGDALVGFRSSGIHSNGLTLARKAATRDHGYDDPFPGDGYETVGEALLEPTQLYTDLLDPMRDHGVRGAAHVTGGGWTNLDRLGDNRYVVDDAFDPQPVFEFVQSAGNVSDEEMHRTFNMGTGFVAALEPEDAEALADAADGHVIGRVEDGEGVSIRGLEL